A single genomic interval of Bacteroidales bacterium harbors:
- a CDS encoding NrdH-redoxin gives MPADDSKPAKSVTVYTTPTCSWCNALKSWLRKNRISFREVDVSRDERMAQELVRKSGQMGVPQTEIDGQIVVGFNQARLKELLGITAQ, from the coding sequence ATGCCGGCCGACGATTCCAAACCAGCAAAGAGCGTGACCGTATATACCACCCCTACCTGTTCGTGGTGCAATGCACTGAAAAGCTGGCTGAGAAAAAACCGCATTTCGTTCAGGGAAGTGGATGTATCGCGTGATGAAAGAATGGCACAGGAATTGGTAAGAAAAAGCGGACAAATGGGTGTTCCCCAAACAGAAATTGACGGACAGATTGTTGTTGGTTTTAATCAGGCCCGCCTGAAAGAACTGCTGGGAATTACCGCCCAATAA
- a CDS encoding co-chaperone GroES: MKELQPINQNVLLDLSQEQVQKTASGIIIPETAQEKPMWAKVVSMSNIDNAEIKVGDTVLFKKYSGTETEFEGKKYLLIPYADLLAKIVETEEI, translated from the coding sequence ATGAAAGAATTACAACCAATTAATCAAAATGTTCTGCTCGATTTGTCACAGGAGCAGGTTCAGAAAACCGCTTCAGGGATCATTATACCCGAAACCGCTCAGGAAAAGCCTATGTGGGCCAAAGTAGTATCCATGAGCAATATTGATAATGCGGAAATAAAAGTAGGCGACACGGTTCTTTTCAAAAAGTATTCGGGTACGGAAACCGAATTTGAAGGCAAAAAATACCTTTTGATTCCTTATGCCGACCTTCTGGCAAAAATTGTTGAA